From the genome of Hathewaya histolytica, one region includes:
- a CDS encoding CotS family spore coat protein gives MFEEIKNLVEKNYNLEVCNIEKIKNVYKIQADNKFYALKVIKYEFSHFIYIYKAMKHLQSNGYDRIPEFIPTKDGMDYISFLGKYAYLNPWLDARESNYDNFVDMYLATSNLAKLHLSSQGFSVNKNMKPRIGWLRWIKTFSTRKDEILDFKRRISEKSNKSLFDMEYLSIMERELKRCEKSITKLQRSSYEKLMRQEMKNNGFCHHDYANHNVLINKENNVYLIDFDYCILDTHLHDLCSLLIRRMKDGKWSIFNALDILKIYDEINPIYNNEIPVMAGFMEFPQAYWQLGIQYYWERQPWEEEAFIKRLKRYVLDIEQREEFINDFIKLDVFN, from the coding sequence ATGTTTGAGGAAATAAAGAACCTAGTAGAGAAAAATTATAATTTAGAAGTTTGTAACATAGAAAAAATAAAAAATGTATATAAGATTCAAGCTGATAATAAATTTTATGCGTTAAAGGTTATAAAATATGAATTTTCTCATTTCATTTATATATATAAAGCAATGAAACATCTTCAAAGCAATGGCTATGATAGAATACCTGAGTTTATTCCTACAAAAGATGGAATGGACTATATAAGTTTTCTAGGTAAATATGCATATCTTAATCCATGGTTAGATGCCAGAGAGAGTAACTATGATAATTTTGTAGATATGTATCTTGCAACATCTAATTTGGCAAAACTTCATTTAAGCTCTCAGGGATTTAGTGTGAATAAAAATATGAAACCAAGAATAGGGTGGCTTAGATGGATAAAAACATTTAGTACAAGGAAAGACGAAATTTTAGATTTTAAAAGAAGAATTTCTGAAAAAAGTAATAAGAGCCTCTTCGACATGGAATATTTAAGTATTATGGAAAGAGAATTAAAGAGATGTGAAAAATCTATAACAAAATTACAGAGAAGTTCCTATGAGAAATTAATGAGGCAAGAAATGAAAAACAATGGTTTTTGCCACCATGATTATGCTAACCATAATGTTTTAATTAATAAGGAAAACAATGTATATTTAATAGATTTTGATTATTGTATACTGGATACTCATTTACATGATTTATGTAGTCTTCTCATAAGACGAATGAAGGATGGTAAATGGAGTATTTTTAATGCTTTAGATATTCTAAAAATTTATGATGAAATAAATCCAATATATAATAATGAGATTCCAGTTATGGCAGGATTTATGGAGTTTCCGCAGGCTTATTGGCAACTTGGAATACAATATTATTGGGAAAGGCAGCCATGGGAAGAAGAAGCATTTATAAAGAGGCTAAAAAGATATGTCTTAGATATAGAACAAAGAGAAGAGTTTATTAATGATTTTATAAAGTTAGACGTTTTTAATTAA
- a CDS encoding spore coat protein — protein MNPRILDFKEYLIKNNINIVNSFKKIEYIKSITEKEVIEHLRTVSEFHKRTMGFEMFLKNKLPNKIGREIEEYKVNLRRASREIDRIKLSKPMNEFEEVLVRVGDVYIKRAEDSLRIVDSSYYIEIILRSMRRKEICIQNIWKDNLQSYGDNINIINIKNASYNLLEMDIIHLVNKLRKEQYNFNWYIICKEFCHVENIDDYSEEFIISLVSYPTEFMKCCNKYIENKKSWSVEKYVKKLKKAILEDGESLI, from the coding sequence ATGAATCCTAGAATCTTAGATTTTAAGGAATATCTTATAAAAAATAATATTAATATAGTAAATAGCTTTAAAAAGATAGAATATATAAAAAGTATAACAGAAAAAGAAGTTATAGAACATTTAAGGACTGTAAGTGAGTTTCATAAAAGAACAATGGGATTTGAAATGTTTTTAAAGAATAAGCTTCCTAATAAAATTGGGAGAGAGATAGAAGAATATAAAGTTAATCTTAGAAGAGCTTCTAGAGAAATAGATAGGATAAAGCTCTCAAAGCCTATGAATGAATTTGAAGAAGTTTTAGTTAGAGTTGGTGATGTTTATATTAAAAGGGCAGAGGACTCTTTAAGAATTGTGGATTCTTCATATTATATAGAAATAATTCTAAGGAGCATGAGGAGAAAAGAAATTTGTATACAAAACATATGGAAAGATAACCTACAATCCTATGGGGATAACATAAATATAATTAACATTAAAAATGCTTCTTATAATTTATTAGAAATGGATATTATACATCTAGTTAATAAACTTCGTAAGGAGCAATATAATTTTAATTGGTACATTATATGTAAGGAATTTTGCCATGTAGAAAATATTGATGATTATAGTGAGGAATTTATAATTTCTCTTGTATCTTATCCAACTGAGTTTATGAAGTGTTGTAATAAGTATATAGAAAATAAAAAAAGTTGGTCTGTAGAAAAGTATGTTAAGAAACTTAAAAAGGCTATTTTAGAAGATGGGGAAAGTCTGATTTAG
- a CDS encoding CotS family spore coat protein — translation MMRELEIERQFDIKIEEMIPNRGIYELNTNKGKRCLKRINYGIQKLFFIYGAKEHLIKNGFKDIDRYYLNTEGNPYALVNEDIYTLSQWIEGRECDFYNNNDIIIASKKLAQLHVSSKGYEPPENSKLKSDLGRWPYLMEKRVNSFGKMRNMVRKKKNRKSDFDIEYLKHMEFYKELGIKAREILNNSSYETLCVEAENEKSFCHHDYTYHNIIVGENDNINVVDFDYCKRELRAYDISNFITKVLKRREWDIDIAKLIIDSYNSISKLKEEEYEVIYAFLMFPQRFWRLSNRHYYNETAWIQNTFMKKIQTLSNEKESYINFINEFKKNFDL, via the coding sequence ATGATGAGAGAACTAGAAATCGAAAGACAGTTTGATATTAAAATTGAAGAAATGATTCCTAATAGAGGTATATATGAATTAAATACAAACAAAGGTAAAAGGTGCTTAAAAAGAATTAATTATGGAATCCAAAAATTGTTCTTTATATATGGTGCTAAAGAGCATCTAATAAAGAATGGATTTAAAGATATAGATAGATACTATTTAAATACAGAAGGAAATCCCTATGCTTTGGTAAATGAAGACATATATACTCTTTCACAATGGATTGAGGGGAGAGAGTGTGATTTTTATAATAATAACGATATAATAATAGCATCTAAAAAACTTGCACAATTACATGTTTCTTCTAAGGGCTATGAACCACCAGAAAATAGTAAATTAAAAAGCGATTTAGGAAGATGGCCATATTTAATGGAAAAGAGAGTTAATTCCTTTGGTAAAATGAGAAATATGGTAAGGAAGAAGAAGAATAGGAAGAGTGATTTTGATATCGAGTATTTAAAACATATGGAGTTTTACAAAGAATTAGGTATAAAAGCTAGAGAAATTTTAAATAACTCTAGTTATGAAACCCTATGTGTAGAGGCAGAAAATGAGAAAAGTTTTTGCCATCATGACTATACTTATCACAATATAATAGTAGGTGAAAATGACAATATTAATGTAGTGGATTTTGATTATTGTAAAAGAGAATTGAGAGCTTATGATATATCTAATTTTATTACCAAAGTCCTAAAAAGAAGAGAATGGGATATTGATATTGCTAAACTTATAATAGATTCATATAACTCAATAAGCAAACTAAAAGAAGAAGAATATGAGGTTATATATGCATTTTTAATGTTCCCACAGAGATTTTGGAGATTATCCAATCGCCATTATTATAATGAAACTGCATGGATACAAAATACATTTATGAAAAAAATACAAACTTTATCAAATGAGAAGGAATCATATATAAATTTTATAAATGAATTTAAAAAGAACTTTGATTTATAA
- the yabG gene encoding sporulation peptidase YabG gives MNIGDFVVRKSYEKDITFKIIDIKTLENKEKVYILKGVNLRIEADALGDDLEVVTEKNMSKADIIFNKKINESIKKVIAKREEEKSILVSAKEKKQGKFRKKSRGEGGKRNFKNNLSFGRPGRILHIDGDSEYLQLCLETYKKLSLEAFGHAIPEKEQPNITLELVKEYNPDIVVITGHDGMIRHAKEYMDLDNYRNTKYFIDTVRKLRAYERSYDDLVIFAGACQSCYEAILDAGANFASSPNRVLIHCLDPVLVCEKIAYYNIENIVPIEEVIKNTITGIKGIGGLQTRGKYREGFPKSSFIK, from the coding sequence ATGAATATAGGCGACTTTGTAGTGCGAAAATCTTATGAAAAGGATATAACTTTTAAAATAATAGATATAAAAACTTTAGAAAATAAAGAAAAAGTATATATACTTAAAGGGGTAAATCTTAGGATAGAGGCAGATGCTTTAGGTGATGATCTTGAAGTTGTCACAGAAAAAAATATGAGTAAAGCAGATATTATATTCAATAAAAAAATTAATGAGTCAATAAAAAAAGTTATAGCAAAAAGGGAAGAAGAAAAATCTATTTTGGTTTCAGCAAAGGAAAAAAAACAAGGGAAATTTCGGAAAAAGTCAAGAGGAGAAGGTGGAAAAAGAAACTTTAAAAACAACCTAAGTTTTGGGAGACCAGGACGTATACTTCATATAGATGGAGACTCAGAGTATTTACAATTATGTCTTGAAACATATAAAAAACTTTCACTGGAGGCCTTTGGACATGCTATTCCAGAAAAAGAGCAACCCAATATTACATTAGAATTGGTAAAGGAGTATAATCCAGATATAGTAGTTATAACAGGACATGATGGTATGATAAGGCATGCAAAAGAATACATGGATCTAGATAATTATAGGAATACCAAGTATTTTATAGATACAGTTAGGAAACTTAGGGCTTATGAAAGAAGTTATGATGATTTGGTTATTTTTGCAGGGGCTTGCCAATCCTGTTATGAAGCAATATTAGATGCGGGTGCAAATTTTGCCAGTTCACCTAATAGAGTTCTAATACATTGTCTTGATCCTGTTTTAGTTTGTGAAAAAATAGCGTATTACAATATTGAAAATATAGTACCCATTGAAGAAGTAATTAAAAACACTATAACAGGTATAAAGGGAATAGGAGGCCTTCAAACAAGAGGTAAATATAGGGAGGGGTTCCCTAAGTCTTCATTTATAAAGTAA
- a CDS encoding CotS family spore coat protein, giving the protein MMEVRYKEREYLKDYCLDIKLFKKFNLTVKDVIPIRKVFIVVTEEGDFILKKLDYDVEGLYFISHGLEYIRRNGFRRTFNFRKTIDGKIYETYKGENYCMINLINGRECVYSNPVDVTLATDTLALLHKSSKGFYSEFRNRDNRGKIIEKLQEELNQIKLLKNMVLSYREKKELDEIFLDNVDYLIEKANESISILNKSSYYSICNKEDKVAFCHHDLAYHNIIIKDEEAYFIDFDYAIIDLKVHDMANYIYRVIKSFGYDIEKAKYIIEEYSNNYYIDKDELEVLHGIMSFPHRKFILFRNYYFRQKDWEYSSFLQKAINKCDFKDEEEEFLQKFNDVFLHNK; this is encoded by the coding sequence ATGATGGAAGTCAGATATAAGGAAAGGGAGTATTTGAAAGACTACTGTCTTGATATAAAACTGTTTAAGAAGTTTAATCTTACGGTTAAGGATGTTATACCTATTAGAAAAGTTTTTATAGTAGTTACAGAAGAAGGCGATTTTATACTGAAAAAGTTAGATTATGATGTTGAAGGATTATATTTTATAAGTCATGGATTAGAATATATAAGAAGAAATGGATTTAGGAGAACTTTTAATTTTAGAAAAACCATAGATGGGAAAATATATGAGACTTATAAAGGTGAAAATTATTGTATGATAAATCTCATAAATGGAAGAGAGTGTGTATATAGTAATCCCGTAGATGTTACTTTGGCAACAGATACTTTAGCATTACTTCATAAAAGCTCAAAGGGATTTTATAGTGAATTTAGAAACAGGGATAATAGGGGGAAAATCATAGAGAAGTTACAGGAAGAGTTAAATCAAATTAAGTTACTAAAAAATATGGTTTTAAGTTATCGTGAAAAAAAAGAACTTGATGAAATTTTCTTAGATAATGTGGACTACTTAATAGAAAAAGCAAATGAAAGTATAAGTATATTAAATAAATCCTCCTACTATAGTATTTGTAATAAAGAGGATAAAGTAGCATTTTGCCATCATGATCTTGCATATCATAATATAATAATCAAAGATGAAGAGGCGTATTTTATTGATTTTGATTACGCTATTATAGATCTAAAAGTACATGACATGGCTAATTATATTTATAGAGTTATAAAAAGTTTTGGGTACGATATAGAAAAGGCTAAGTATATTATAGAGGAATATAGCAATAATTATTATATAGATAAAGATGAGTTAGAAGTTTTACATGGCATTATGAGTTTTCCCCATAGAAAGTTTATATTATTTAGAAATTATTATTTTAGACAAAAAGACTGGGAATACAGTAGTTTTTTACAGAAAGCTATAAATAAATGTGATTTTAAAGATGAAGAGGAAGAGTTTTTACAAAAATTCAATGATGTGTTTTTGCATAATAAATAA
- a CDS encoding DUF3794 and LysM peptidoglycan-binding domain-containing protein yields the protein MELIKENIEYEQLLGENYADTVLRDEYVIPDTHPDVEDILLLDARPRVSNIQVLQDKVFIEGVIDYNLMYVNRGEEASQVHAVKYTKSFTNSIDCNGATSDMNCEAACFVEHMECNIVNERKVCIEGIVKLKSEVYNKYNYEIVKDIKEAEEVQFWRNPILIDKVIDNISTDLMGECSIKIPMEKPQVSKIINWDANFHKKDVKILDGKLKLELWAKIKILYQAPENFKDIYTLEEDIFIEKDLESRSVNEDMNNFTSYDILDLNYSIKEDDLGENRILDIVLMGKANTRVTCKEELKTIEDAYCPNMILNMEKKQYNMNIIHDQVTEERVIKGDVELDSTIPRPREIIFCKATLNVTDKKLVEDRVVVDGIINVNVLYKSDEEGKETYSIEDQIPFNTAMDIEGTKIHMQSLCRMALEDVEAEIRGGNISIKAIVQLYVRVNYMEGKEFLVHVEKGEGEVPKKKASIIIYSVQPGDTLWKIAKRYNTTIETISKVNEIEDVNNIKVGSKLIIPGRAII from the coding sequence ATGGAACTTATTAAAGAGAATATAGAGTATGAGCAGTTACTAGGAGAAAACTATGCAGATACGGTATTAAGAGATGAATATGTAATTCCGGATACTCATCCTGATGTAGAAGATATTCTTCTTTTAGATGCAAGACCGAGGGTTAGTAATATTCAAGTTCTTCAAGACAAGGTATTTATAGAAGGTGTGATTGACTATAATTTAATGTATGTTAATAGAGGTGAAGAAGCATCTCAAGTTCATGCAGTAAAATATACCAAATCATTTACAAATAGCATAGATTGTAATGGTGCAACTTCTGATATGAATTGTGAAGCAGCGTGTTTTGTAGAACATATGGAATGTAATATAGTAAATGAAAGAAAGGTTTGCATAGAAGGAATAGTTAAGTTAAAAAGTGAAGTGTATAACAAATATAATTATGAAATAGTAAAAGATATTAAAGAAGCAGAAGAAGTTCAATTTTGGAGAAATCCTATATTGATAGATAAGGTTATAGATAATATATCTACAGATTTAATGGGTGAGTGCAGTATAAAGATACCTATGGAAAAGCCACAGGTATCTAAAATAATAAATTGGGATGCTAATTTTCATAAAAAAGATGTTAAGATTTTAGATGGAAAATTAAAGCTAGAACTATGGGCCAAAATAAAAATACTTTATCAAGCACCAGAAAATTTTAAAGATATATATACACTTGAAGAAGATATATTTATTGAAAAAGATCTAGAATCAAGAAGTGTTAATGAAGATATGAATAATTTTACATCATACGATATATTGGATTTAAATTATTCTATTAAAGAAGATGATTTAGGAGAGAATAGAATATTAGATATAGTTCTTATGGGTAAAGCTAATACTAGAGTTACGTGTAAAGAAGAACTTAAAACTATAGAAGATGCATATTGCCCTAATATGATCTTAAACATGGAGAAAAAGCAATACAACATGAATATTATCCATGATCAGGTTACTGAAGAAAGGGTCATAAAGGGAGATGTTGAACTAGATAGTACAATTCCTAGGCCGAGGGAAATTATCTTTTGCAAGGCTACTTTAAATGTAACAGATAAAAAACTAGTAGAAGATAGAGTTGTGGTTGATGGAATAATTAATGTTAATGTTCTCTATAAAAGTGATGAAGAGGGAAAAGAGACATATTCAATAGAAGATCAAATTCCTTTTAACACTGCTATGGACATTGAAGGAACAAAAATTCATATGCAATCACTTTGTAGAATGGCACTGGAAGATGTAGAAGCTGAAATTCGAGGTGGCAATATTTCTATAAAGGCAATAGTACAGCTATATGTACGTGTGAATTATATGGAAGGCAAGGAGTTTTTAGTCCATGTAGAAAAAGGGGAAGGTGAAGTCCCTAAGAAAAAAGCTAGTATAATAATTTATTCTGTGCAACCAGGAGATACTCTATGGAAAATAGCTAAAAGATACAATACTACAATAGAAACTATAAGTAAGGTAAATGAAATTGAAGATGTTAATAACATTAAGGTTGGATCAAAACTTATTATACCAGGAAGAGCTATTATATAA
- a CDS encoding Veg family protein, with protein MEAKSQLGVIRSEIERHVGKKVNLKDSAGRKKVLIEDGVIENAYSSIFTVKVEGSFDRIIAYSYSDVLTKTVQIQYIA; from the coding sequence ATGGAAGCTAAGAGCCAATTAGGAGTGATTAGATCAGAAATTGAAAGACATGTAGGTAAAAAGGTTAACCTAAAAGATTCTGCAGGGAGGAAAAAAGTCCTTATAGAAGATGGTGTAATAGAAAATGCCTACTCAAGTATTTTCACAGTAAAAGTAGAAGGTAGTTTTGACAGAATAATTGCTTATAGCTATTCAGACGTGCTTACCAAAACTGTTCAAATTCAGTATATAGCATAA
- a CDS encoding galactokinase, translated as MELINLNKSFNEIYGVNFKNEIFCFHSPGRVNLIGEHIDYNGGLVFPCALDLGIYGLVRQNNSNRINLASTNFDLKVSLDIDNIMYEKKDGWANYCKGVLKVMKDRGFTIKGMDILVSGDIPNGAGLSSSASLEVLIGHIVNDLFNDCKIPMVDIVRLCQKAENEFVGVNCGIMDQFAVGMGKMNKAILLDCNTLEYKYADLDLKDYTLVLMNTNKRRALNESKYNERRAECDEAVNTIKMKRDITNLCEISKEEFIEYKKLLKKDIIRNRAEHVIHENQRVKDAYRALIEGDLKEFGDLLVESHKSLKNLYEVTGLELDTIVEEALKVKECIGARMTGAGFGGCAIAIVKKEAVNDFITKVRIGYRETIGHEPSFYLSGIGGGTRKLS; from the coding sequence ATGGAATTAATAAATCTTAATAAGAGTTTTAATGAAATATACGGGGTAAATTTTAAGAATGAAATATTTTGTTTTCATTCTCCTGGAAGAGTAAATTTAATTGGAGAACACATAGATTATAATGGTGGTCTGGTTTTCCCTTGTGCTCTGGACCTTGGTATTTATGGTCTAGTTAGGCAAAATAATAGTAACAGAATAAACTTAGCTTCTACAAATTTTGATCTCAAGGTGTCTTTAGATATAGATAACATAATGTATGAAAAAAAAGATGGCTGGGCTAACTACTGTAAGGGTGTTTTAAAAGTAATGAAAGATAGAGGATTTACAATTAAAGGCATGGATATTTTGGTAAGTGGTGATATACCAAATGGAGCAGGATTATCTTCATCTGCATCTTTAGAAGTATTAATTGGACATATAGTCAATGACCTTTTTAATGATTGTAAAATACCAATGGTGGATATAGTTAGACTATGCCAAAAAGCTGAAAATGAATTTGTAGGTGTAAATTGTGGCATTATGGATCAATTTGCAGTGGGTATGGGAAAAATGAATAAAGCTATATTGTTAGACTGTAATACCCTAGAATATAAATATGCTGATTTGGATTTAAAGGATTATACTCTAGTACTTATGAATACAAATAAGAGAAGGGCATTAAATGAATCGAAATACAATGAAAGAAGAGCAGAGTGTGATGAAGCAGTAAATACAATTAAAATGAAAAGAGATATAACTAACTTATGTGAGATTTCCAAAGAGGAATTTATAGAATATAAGAAGTTATTAAAAAAAGATATAATAAGGAATAGAGCAGAACATGTTATTCATGAAAACCAAAGGGTAAAAGATGCATATAGGGCTTTAATTGAGGGGGATTTAAAAGAATTTGGTGATTTATTAGTTGAGTCTCATAAATCATTAAAAAATTTATATGAGGTAACAGGTTTAGAACTTGATACAATTGTTGAAGAAGCTCTAAAGGTAAAGGAGTGCATTGGCGCTAGAATGACTGGAGCTGGATTTGGGGGATGCGCCATAGCTATAGTAAAAAAGGAAGCTGTGAATGATTTTATCACAAAAGTAAGAATTGGATATAGAGAAACAATAGGACATGAACCAAGTTTTTATTTAAGTGGCATAGGCGGGGGCACCAGGAAATTAAGTTAA
- a CDS encoding glycosyltransferase family 4 protein → MKIAIDCRGINWYHGTGIGTYTDNLLKNLLKIDDENYYHLFWSGLGYEKYEKYNANFIMSSEKHHRFFQQHIFPNNIENEKIDIYHVPQNGIGLSNNIDCIKFVTVHDLIPYVMPETVGKGYLNKFLKEMPYIIENSDGILTVSEFSKKDILRFFPVDENKIFVTPLAANKIFKPLDPLYCKNYIKEKYNITNKFAMYVGGFSDRKNVHSLIEAFSKAYKNLDEKFNLFIIGSYRDPNQKLVRLAESLGMGEKIIFTGFIPEEELPIFYNAASVFIYPSFYEGFGLPPLEAMSCGTPVISSNLSSIPEVVKGNGILINPHIKKDLEYSIENVLNNKNLRESLRKKSLEGSKEFSWKNTAELTLESYNKIYNKMI, encoded by the coding sequence ATGAAAATTGCTATAGACTGTAGAGGTATTAATTGGTATCATGGCACTGGTATAGGTACTTATACAGATAACTTATTAAAAAATCTCCTAAAAATAGATGACGAAAATTATTATCACTTATTTTGGTCAGGTTTAGGATATGAAAAATATGAAAAATATAATGCAAACTTTATAATGTCTTCCGAAAAACACCATAGATTTTTTCAACAACATATTTTCCCTAATAACATTGAAAATGAAAAAATAGACATATATCACGTACCTCAAAATGGAATAGGTCTTTCAAATAATATAGATTGTATAAAATTCGTAACAGTTCACGACTTAATTCCTTATGTAATGCCTGAAACTGTAGGTAAGGGATATTTAAATAAGTTCTTAAAAGAAATGCCTTATATAATAGAAAATTCTGATGGAATACTCACTGTTTCAGAGTTTTCTAAAAAGGATATATTAAGATTTTTTCCTGTAGATGAAAATAAAATTTTTGTAACGCCTTTAGCTGCAAATAAAATCTTTAAGCCCTTAGATCCACTGTACTGTAAAAATTATATTAAAGAAAAATATAATATTACAAATAAATTTGCAATGTATGTAGGTGGTTTTAGCGATAGAAAGAATGTCCATTCTCTTATAGAAGCATTCTCTAAAGCTTATAAAAATTTAGATGAAAAGTTTAACCTTTTCATTATAGGTTCTTATAGAGATCCAAATCAAAAACTAGTTAGGCTAGCCGAAAGTTTAGGTATGGGTGAGAAAATAATTTTTACTGGATTTATCCCTGAAGAAGAATTGCCTATTTTTTATAATGCAGCTTCTGTTTTCATTTATCCATCTTTTTATGAAGGTTTTGGTCTTCCTCCCTTAGAAGCAATGAGTTGCGGAACTCCTGTTATTTCTTCAAACCTTTCCTCAATTCCGGAAGTTGTTAAAGGTAATGGAATATTAATAAATCCACATATAAAAAAAGACTTAGAATATTCTATAGAAAATGTTCTAAATAATAAAAATCTAAGGGAATCCTTAAGAAAAAAATCCTTGGAAGGTTCAAAAGAATTTTCTTGGAAAAACACTGCAGAACTAACACTAGAATCATATAATAAGATTTATAATAAAATGATTTAA
- a CDS encoding glycosyltransferase family 4 protein: MKIGIDGRAAKWYRGTGIGTYTYELINFLGKNPGNFFYYVHMPSDISFPKYSNMNILKSKNYYEKNFWDEVRNPNSIDSLDISLYHVPQNGIGLPLSQKCPYIITLHDIIPCKLPKTVNPKLLNIFNRTMPTILERSNAVITVSEFSKRDIVETFNYPKNKIFVTPLASESIYKPLDKLYSKDIIKKNYGIDGPFILYVGGLGIRKNILRVIQSFELLRKGYKKNIKLVIAGTKGPLYETYKKETERLSIENEVIFPGFISMEHMPYIYNAAEIFIYPSLYEGFGLPTIEAMSCGIPVISSNITSIPEVTGDAAILINPRDTYALSNEMYNLLTNKELMIKLKNLGIKRSKQFNWKNTAYKTMESYKILCNSNK, translated from the coding sequence ATGAAAATTGGTATTGATGGAAGAGCTGCCAAATGGTATAGAGGAACTGGCATAGGAACTTATACTTATGAGCTAATAAATTTTCTTGGGAAAAACCCTGGAAACTTTTTTTACTATGTGCATATGCCTAGCGACATATCCTTTCCGAAATATAGTAATATGAACATACTAAAATCGAAAAATTATTATGAAAAAAATTTTTGGGATGAGGTTAGAAATCCTAATTCTATAGATTCTCTTGATATATCTCTATATCACGTACCTCAAAATGGAATAGGATTGCCACTTTCACAAAAATGTCCTTATATAATAACACTTCATGACATTATTCCCTGTAAACTTCCTAAAACAGTAAATCCTAAACTTTTAAATATATTTAACAGAACTATGCCTACTATTTTAGAAAGATCTAATGCTGTAATAACCGTATCAGAGTTTTCAAAACGTGATATTGTTGAAACATTTAATTATCCTAAAAATAAAATTTTTGTAACTCCTCTAGCAAGTGAAAGTATATATAAACCTTTAGATAAATTATATAGTAAAGATATAATCAAAAAAAATTATGGTATTGATGGTCCTTTCATCCTTTATGTTGGCGGACTAGGTATAAGAAAAAATATTCTTAGAGTAATTCAATCCTTTGAATTATTAAGAAAAGGTTATAAAAAAAATATAAAATTAGTTATAGCAGGTACAAAAGGACCTTTATATGAAACTTACAAAAAAGAAACTGAAAGGCTTTCCATAGAAAATGAAGTTATATTTCCAGGGTTTATATCTATGGAACATATGCCATACATTTATAATGCTGCTGAAATATTTATATATCCATCACTTTATGAAGGTTTTGGTCTCCCTACTATAGAAGCTATGTCTTGTGGTATTCCTGTAATAAGTTCTAATATTACCTCAATACCAGAAGTTACTGGAGATGCTGCCATTTTGATAAATCCACGAGATACCTATGCCTTAAGTAATGAAATGTATAATTTATTAACTAATAAGGAGCTTATGATTAAATTGAAAAATTTAGGAATTAAAAGGTCAAAACAATTTAATTGGAAAAATACTGCTTATAAAACAATGGAGTCTTATAAAATTCTATGCAATTCCAATAAATAA